One genomic segment of Methylocystis sp. SC2 includes these proteins:
- a CDS encoding multicopper oxidase family protein has product MSQSLSRRVVLSGVVASLAAFPAVAQSPPRALRLIEARPGKARLSGDGETSILGFDGSAPGPLLRHQQGDELAVRFLNRLDQPATIHWHGLRGDNAMEGVAPLTQAAVAPGGSFDYRRRLADPGLFCYRPSVYGATPELMGRGLKGLLVVDEPAPPPTDADLLLVLDDWRLDDAGQVVGGFDDPAAARGVGRIGPLLCVNGKAAPALQSLAPGARVRLRLANLSNARIMVLSLAGAQPFVIAIDGQPCDAFEPIKRSIPVAPGARFELMFDMPETEGAKANLILRGPNGEDRDLFVADAKGAKASKRPPIASLPQNAALPAEIRLASAKKVDLVIEPRKAATGPAWTINGAVTKGYQGPPLFKVASGTPVTLGFVNKSGAALAMHVHGQCMRLLHDLDDGWEPYWRNGVIVPPGKTKHAAFLAESPGKWAVHDDILEHEAGGLATWFEVA; this is encoded by the coding sequence ATGTCACAATCTCTCTCCCGCCGAGTCGTTCTTTCCGGCGTCGTCGCCAGCCTGGCGGCGTTTCCGGCCGTGGCGCAGTCGCCGCCGCGCGCCCTGCGCCTGATCGAGGCGCGGCCGGGGAAGGCGCGCCTGTCCGGCGACGGCGAAACCAGCATTCTCGGTTTCGACGGAAGCGCGCCGGGACCCCTCCTGCGCCACCAGCAGGGCGACGAACTCGCCGTCCGTTTCCTGAACAGGCTCGACCAGCCCGCAACCATTCACTGGCACGGCTTGCGCGGCGACAATGCGATGGAGGGCGTCGCGCCGCTGACGCAGGCGGCGGTCGCGCCGGGCGGGTCCTTTGATTACCGCCGCAGGCTCGCCGATCCCGGCCTGTTCTGCTACCGGCCGAGCGTCTATGGCGCGACGCCGGAACTTATGGGGCGCGGCCTCAAGGGCCTGCTCGTCGTCGACGAGCCGGCGCCGCCGCCCACGGACGCCGACCTGCTTCTCGTGCTCGACGACTGGCGTCTCGATGACGCGGGCCAGGTCGTTGGCGGCTTCGACGATCCGGCGGCCGCGCGCGGCGTCGGCCGGATCGGCCCGCTGCTCTGCGTCAACGGCAAGGCTGCGCCGGCCCTGCAGAGCCTGGCGCCCGGCGCCAGGGTGCGGCTGCGCCTGGCCAATCTCAGCAACGCGCGCATCATGGTGCTGTCCCTCGCCGGCGCGCAGCCTTTCGTGATCGCCATCGACGGCCAGCCGTGCGACGCCTTCGAACCGATCAAGCGGAGCATTCCCGTCGCGCCGGGGGCCCGCTTCGAGCTGATGTTCGACATGCCGGAGACGGAGGGCGCCAAGGCCAATTTGATCTTGCGCGGACCGAACGGCGAGGATCGCGACCTTTTCGTCGCGGACGCCAAGGGCGCAAAGGCGTCGAAGCGACCGCCGATAGCGTCGCTGCCGCAGAATGCGGCGCTTCCTGCCGAGATCAGGCTTGCAAGCGCCAAGAAGGTCGATCTTGTGATCGAACCGCGCAAGGCCGCAACCGGCCCCGCCTGGACGATCAATGGCGCTGTGACCAAAGGCTACCAGGGCCCGCCGCTCTTCAAAGTGGCCAGCGGAACCCCGGTGACGCTGGGTTTTGTCAACAAGTCGGGAGCGGCGCTCGCGATGCATGTTCACGGGCAGTGCATGCGTCTTCTGCATGACCTCGACGACGGATGGGAGCCTTATTGGCGCAACGGCGTGATCGTTCCCCCCGGAAAAACCAAGCACGCCGCCTTCCTCGCGGAATCGCCTGGAAAATGGGCCGTGCATGATGATATTCTGGAGCACGAAGCGGGCGGACTGGCGACTTGGTTCGAAGTCGCCTAG
- the tig gene encoding trigger factor — protein MEVTQTSSQGLKQEYKVVLPAGELAAKLAAQLSEIQAKSQIKGFRPGKAPIGHLKKLYGKSIMSDVLQEAVNDANRKIVEENELRIALEPKIDFPGGQEEVERALTAEGDFSYVVTFETLPKFDIGGFDDISLERPVAEVGEDDIEKALRSLADRAQEFEARPEGAKAEKGDRLTIDFTGKLDGEPFEGGAGGDVDLVLGAGTFIPGFEEQLEGAAAGDQRVVKVRFPENYAAKQLAGKDAEFDVTVKSVSAPKTLGLDEELAKKYGFESLEAMKTAVRGNLEADFDKASREKLKRALLDALDSRYSFELPESLVEQEFANIWGQHEQESQRAGQSVAEDGKTEEETKAEFRKIAERRVRLGLVLAEIGKSADVKVDEKDLTDALVERARMFPGQEKAVWDYYRNNEQALAQLRAPIYEERVVDHLAKLIKIADKTVSREELFKEDEE, from the coding sequence ATGGAAGTAACGCAGACCTCCTCGCAGGGCTTGAAGCAGGAATACAAGGTGGTCCTGCCGGCCGGCGAACTCGCCGCCAAGCTCGCCGCCCAGCTCAGCGAGATTCAGGCGAAAAGTCAGATCAAGGGATTCCGTCCCGGCAAGGCGCCGATCGGCCATCTCAAGAAGCTCTACGGCAAGAGCATCATGAGCGACGTGCTGCAGGAGGCGGTCAATGACGCCAACCGCAAGATCGTCGAGGAAAACGAGCTGCGCATCGCGCTCGAGCCGAAGATCGATTTCCCCGGTGGGCAGGAGGAAGTCGAGCGTGCGCTGACGGCGGAGGGCGATTTCTCCTATGTCGTCACCTTCGAAACGCTGCCGAAGTTCGACATCGGCGGCTTCGACGACATCTCCCTGGAGCGCCCCGTCGCCGAAGTGGGGGAGGACGATATCGAGAAGGCGCTGCGGTCTCTCGCCGATCGAGCTCAGGAATTCGAGGCGAGGCCAGAAGGGGCCAAGGCCGAGAAGGGCGACAGGCTGACGATCGATTTCACCGGCAAGCTCGACGGCGAGCCCTTTGAGGGCGGCGCGGGCGGGGACGTCGATCTGGTTCTGGGCGCGGGAACCTTCATTCCCGGTTTCGAGGAGCAGCTCGAGGGCGCCGCCGCCGGCGACCAGCGGGTCGTCAAGGTCCGGTTCCCCGAGAACTATGCGGCCAAGCAGCTCGCGGGGAAGGACGCCGAATTCGACGTGACGGTCAAGTCCGTTTCGGCGCCCAAGACGCTCGGGCTCGACGAGGAGCTCGCCAAGAAATACGGCTTCGAGTCGCTCGAGGCGATGAAGACCGCCGTTCGCGGCAATCTCGAAGCCGATTTCGACAAGGCTTCGCGCGAGAAGCTGAAGCGCGCGCTCCTCGACGCGCTCGACAGCCGCTATTCCTTTGAGCTGCCGGAGAGTCTTGTCGAACAGGAATTCGCCAATATTTGGGGCCAGCACGAGCAGGAAAGTCAGCGGGCGGGCCAATCCGTCGCCGAAGACGGCAAGACGGAGGAAGAGACCAAGGCCGAGTTCCGCAAGATCGCCGAACGGCGCGTGCGCTTGGGGCTGGTTCTGGCGGAGATCGGCAAAAGCGCCGACGTGAAGGTGGACGAAAAGGATCTGACCGACGCTTTGGTCGAGCGGGCGCGCATGTTCCCGGGCCAGGAGAAGGCGGTTTGGGACTATTACCGCAACAATGAGCAGGCGCTCGCCCAGCTCCGCGCCCCGATCTATGAGGAGCGCGTCGTCGATCACCTCGCCAAGCTGATCAAGATCGCCGACAAGACCGTCTCCCGCGAAGAGCTGTTCAAGGAAGACGAGGAATAG
- a CDS encoding ATP-dependent Clp protease proteolytic subunit, whose translation MRDPIENYSQYLIPQVIENTSRGERGFDIYSRLLRERIIFVTGPIEDHMASVIIAQLLFLESENPKKEISLYINSPGGVVTSGLAIYDTIQFIKPKVSTLCVGQAASMGSLLLAAGADGLRYALPNARVMLHQPSGGFQGQASDIQRHAEDILKVKKRLNDIYVRHTGKDYETIERTLDRDHFMSAEEARHFGIVDAVQERRPDDESDAKR comes from the coding sequence ATGCGCGATCCAATCGAAAACTACAGCCAATATCTCATCCCACAGGTGATCGAGAACACTTCGCGCGGCGAGCGCGGCTTCGACATCTATTCCCGCCTGCTGCGCGAGCGCATCATCTTCGTCACCGGGCCGATCGAAGATCACATGGCGTCGGTGATCATCGCGCAGCTGTTGTTTCTAGAGTCCGAGAACCCCAAAAAGGAAATCTCGCTCTACATCAATTCGCCGGGCGGCGTGGTGACGTCCGGCCTCGCCATCTACGACACGATTCAGTTCATCAAGCCGAAGGTCTCGACGCTATGCGTCGGGCAGGCGGCGTCGATGGGCTCGCTTCTGCTGGCCGCGGGCGCCGACGGTCTGCGCTATGCGCTCCCGAACGCGCGCGTCATGCTTCACCAGCCGTCCGGCGGCTTTCAAGGTCAGGCGTCGGACATCCAGCGCCACGCCGAAGACATTCTGAAAGTCAAAAAGCGCCTCAATGACATCTATGTCCGTCACACGGGCAAGGACTATGAGACGATCGAGCGCACGCTCGACCGCGATCATTTCATGTCGGCGGAGGAGGCGCGGCATTTCGGGATCGTCGACGCCGTGCAGGAGCGGCGGCCTGACGACGAGAGCGACGCCAAGCGCTAA
- a CDS encoding acetyl/propionyl/methylcrotonyl-CoA carboxylase subunit alpha, with protein MFRKILIANRGEIACRIIKTAKRMGLSTVAVYSDADADALHVEMADEAVHLGPPPAAQSYLLIDKIVAACKETGAEAVHPGYGFLSERAAFANALAEANIVFIGPNIRAIEAMGDKIESKKFASAANVSVVPGYLGVIENAEEAVTIARDIGYPVMLKASAGGGGKGMRIAFSDAEVIEGFTRARSEAASSFGDDRVFVEKFIVNPRHIEIQVLGDKHGNVIHLNERECSIQRRNQKVIEEAPSPLLDEKTRREMGAQAVALAKAVNYDSAGTVEFVAGQDKSFYFLEMNTRLQVEHPVTELITGVDLVEQMIRVAAGEPLQLKQENVKINGWAVESRIYAEDPTRNFLPSVGRLVKYRPPEEKREGGVTVRNDTGVTEGREISIHYDPMIAKLVTHAPDRLRAIVAQADALDRFVIDGIRHNIPFLSSLMQSPRWRSGNLSTGFISEEYPEGFSSPEPRGDLAHTLAAIATLMDHIGNERKRKISGQLRGGRPVEFERERVCMLGEQRFDVCVEAQGEALIVRFAEGDQRAHRVSTQWRPGELVLEGDVDGRTVYVQARSILNGYALSHQGVDVTARVYTKREAELVAFMPKKKDAGASKHLLCPMPGLVKTVDVTEGQEVKAGEALCMVEAMKMENVLRAERDVTVKKILAKAGDSLAVDAVIMEFA; from the coding sequence ATGTTTCGGAAAATTCTGATCGCCAATCGCGGCGAGATCGCTTGTCGCATCATTAAGACGGCGAAGCGCATGGGACTGTCCACCGTCGCCGTCTATTCCGACGCCGACGCCGACGCGCTGCATGTCGAAATGGCGGATGAAGCCGTCCATCTCGGGCCGCCCCCCGCCGCCCAATCTTATCTGCTGATCGATAAGATCGTCGCCGCCTGTAAGGAAACGGGCGCCGAGGCGGTGCATCCCGGCTATGGCTTTTTGTCCGAGCGCGCCGCCTTCGCCAATGCGCTCGCCGAGGCGAATATCGTTTTCATCGGCCCCAATATTCGCGCCATCGAGGCGATGGGCGACAAGATCGAGTCGAAGAAATTCGCCTCGGCCGCCAATGTCAGCGTCGTGCCCGGCTACCTCGGCGTCATCGAGAACGCCGAAGAGGCCGTGACGATCGCCAGGGACATCGGCTATCCGGTGATGCTCAAAGCGTCGGCCGGCGGCGGCGGCAAGGGCATGCGCATCGCATTTTCCGACGCCGAAGTGATCGAAGGCTTTACGCGCGCGCGTTCGGAGGCGGCGTCTTCCTTCGGCGACGACCGCGTCTTCGTCGAGAAGTTCATCGTCAATCCGCGCCACATCGAAATTCAGGTGCTCGGTGACAAGCATGGCAATGTCATCCATCTGAACGAGCGCGAATGTTCCATTCAGCGCCGCAATCAAAAGGTGATCGAAGAAGCGCCGTCGCCGCTGCTGGACGAGAAGACTCGTCGCGAAATGGGCGCGCAGGCCGTCGCGCTCGCCAAGGCCGTGAACTATGATTCGGCGGGCACGGTCGAATTCGTCGCCGGTCAGGACAAGAGCTTCTACTTCCTCGAAATGAACACCCGTCTGCAGGTCGAGCATCCGGTGACGGAGCTCATCACCGGCGTCGATCTCGTCGAGCAGATGATCCGCGTCGCCGCCGGCGAGCCGCTGCAACTGAAGCAGGAAAACGTCAAGATCAACGGCTGGGCGGTCGAGAGCCGCATCTACGCCGAGGACCCGACGCGCAACTTCCTGCCCTCGGTCGGGCGACTGGTCAAATACCGTCCCCCGGAAGAGAAGCGCGAGGGCGGCGTCACGGTGCGCAACGACACCGGCGTCACCGAAGGCCGCGAGATCTCGATCCATTACGATCCGATGATCGCCAAGCTGGTGACGCATGCGCCGGACCGTCTTCGGGCGATCGTGGCGCAGGCCGACGCGCTCGACCGCTTCGTGATCGACGGGATTCGGCACAATATTCCGTTTCTGTCGTCGCTCATGCAGAGTCCGCGCTGGCGCTCCGGCAATCTCTCGACGGGCTTTATCAGTGAAGAATATCCGGAAGGATTTTCCTCGCCCGAGCCTCGCGGAGATCTGGCGCACACGCTTGCCGCGATCGCGACGCTCATGGACCACATCGGCAATGAGCGCAAACGCAAGATCTCCGGACAGCTGCGCGGCGGCAGGCCGGTCGAATTCGAGCGCGAACGTGTGTGCATGCTGGGCGAGCAGCGATTCGACGTCTGCGTCGAGGCGCAAGGCGAAGCGCTGATCGTGCGTTTCGCCGAGGGCGATCAGCGCGCCCATCGCGTTTCGACCCAGTGGCGTCCGGGCGAACTCGTGCTCGAAGGCGATGTCGACGGCCGCACGGTCTATGTGCAGGCGCGGTCCATCCTCAACGGCTATGCGCTGTCGCATCAGGGCGTCGACGTCACGGCGCGCGTCTACACCAAGCGCGAGGCGGAGCTTGTCGCCTTCATGCCGAAGAAGAAGGACGCCGGCGCCTCCAAGCACCTGTTGTGTCCGATGCCCGGCCTGGTGAAGACCGTCGACGTGACGGAAGGTCAGGAGGTCAAGGCTGGGGAAGCCTTGTGTATGGTCGAAGCCATGAAAATGGAGAACGTGCTGCGCGCCGAGCGCGACGTGACCGTGAAGAAGATCCTGGCCAAGGCCGGCGACAGCCTTGCGGTCGACGCCGTGATCATGGAGTTCGCGTAA
- a CDS encoding Arc family DNA-binding protein has protein sequence MPVTLSIKNAPDDVVAKLKARAARNHRSLQGELMAIVTAAAEESHATLADIRDSVRGLKLSARSESAEIVRQMRDERTRALGDRR, from the coding sequence ATGCCCGTCACTCTCTCCATAAAGAATGCGCCTGACGATGTCGTCGCCAAGCTGAAGGCGCGCGCAGCGCGCAATCACCGTAGCCTCCAGGGCGAATTGATGGCGATTGTGACGGCGGCCGCTGAGGAGAGCCATGCGACGCTGGCCGATATACGGGATAGCGTCCGGGGGCTGAAACTAAGCGCGCGCAGCGAGTCGGCAGAAATCGTCCGGCAGATGCGCGACGAGCGAACGCGTGCGCTCGGCGATCGTCGTTGA
- a CDS encoding type II toxin-antitoxin system VapC family toxin, with product MRSAIVVDASAFAAVLFKEPEGEVLADSWANSIIVAPSLLCYEIGNVALTKARRYPDIADDCIEAYDIFLRLKIQFAKVGLREALAFAQRRNLTIYDASYAWLALSRGLDLISLDRRLIAAFEAEKSATHGR from the coding sequence GTGCGCTCGGCGATCGTCGTTGACGCCTCCGCTTTCGCCGCTGTCCTGTTCAAAGAACCGGAAGGCGAGGTCCTTGCGGATTCATGGGCGAATTCTATTATCGTCGCGCCAAGCTTGCTGTGTTACGAAATTGGAAACGTCGCGCTGACAAAAGCGCGCCGCTATCCTGACATAGCGGATGACTGCATTGAGGCCTACGACATCTTTCTGCGGCTCAAAATCCAATTTGCCAAGGTTGGATTGCGCGAGGCGTTGGCGTTTGCCCAGCGCCGGAACTTGACCATCTACGACGCCTCATATGCTTGGCTTGCATTGTCGCGCGGTCTCGATCTTATAAGTTTGGACAGAAGACTTATCGCTGCGTTCGAAGCCGAGAAGTCCGCCACGCATGGCCGATAG
- a CDS encoding DUF2490 domain-containing protein — MSRETAVSAATLQRTRRIAACGGSVLGVFATAGPAAAVDEDFRIWENVTTIAKLGSFDPGLEKWRLWLESQGRFRNDGAAADQALGRAGVGYALSDKASLWLGYAHVATFPQDAKTQHENRIWQQVLLTDKAAFGDLTSRTRLEQRFIQNVNTVEWRLRQFVRFSHPLWENAPLSLVLWDEVFVRLNSTTPATRFGFDQNRGFAGLGYSFSEKARVEIGYMNQLIQSRVVSRREQTFDHRINHILSVSLFLNL, encoded by the coding sequence ATGTCCAGGGAGACGGCGGTGTCAGCGGCGACGCTTCAAAGGACGAGACGGATCGCCGCTTGCGGCGGGTCGGTGCTCGGCGTTTTCGCGACGGCCGGCCCGGCGGCGGCCGTCGACGAAGATTTCAGGATCTGGGAAAACGTCACGACCATCGCCAAGCTCGGCTCATTCGATCCAGGGCTGGAGAAATGGCGGCTATGGCTGGAAAGCCAGGGGCGCTTTCGGAACGACGGCGCCGCCGCCGATCAGGCGCTGGGGCGCGCCGGCGTCGGCTATGCGCTATCCGACAAGGCCAGCCTGTGGCTCGGCTACGCGCATGTCGCGACCTTTCCGCAAGACGCCAAAACGCAACATGAAAATCGGATCTGGCAACAGGTCCTGCTCACCGACAAGGCCGCCTTCGGCGATCTGACAAGCCGCACCCGCCTCGAGCAGCGTTTTATTCAGAACGTGAACACCGTCGAATGGCGCCTGCGCCAATTTGTGCGCTTTTCGCATCCGCTCTGGGAAAACGCTCCCTTGAGCCTCGTGCTCTGGGATGAAGTGTTTGTGCGGCTGAATTCAACGACGCCTGCGACGCGGTTCGGCTTTGATCAAAATCGCGGCTTCGCCGGCCTCGGCTACAGTTTCAGTGAGAAGGCGCGCGTCGAGATCGGCTACATGAACCAGCTCATCCAATCGCGCGTCGTCTCGCGGCGCGAGCAGACGTTCGATCACCGGATCAATCACATTCTTTCGGTGAGTTTGTTTCTGAATTTGTAA
- a CDS encoding SulP family inorganic anion transporter — protein MSLELDVAPSRLSAIKDDVFASVVVLLVALPLSMGLALVAGFPFESAAAVGLISGVIGGVVVGLLSGCPLQVSGAANGAAVMAAVFIKDLGFEVFGLIVMMSGVIQIAAGALRFGPVFRAVAPALIQGMLAGIGLLIFASQFHVMVDDTPPGTGQEFGGVINLWSLPLAVWKGVTMEAHRPAALIGLLTVAAILSWRRWAPKWLSFLPAPLVGVGLATAVAAFFALDIKYVPAPDDLFAAINLPTTHALGRIGEGALWAAALSLAFVSSAESLLTATAVDAMQRRTPRTRYNKELVAQGVGNLLCGVLGVLPVSGVIVRSSANVTAGGRTRLSTVLHGLWILLFITLAPDVLRIIPVASLAAVLVYAGINLINLGFARFLWGQDRVETGIYAATLATVVATDVLTGIAVGVGLSVARLLYTFSHLNIRAEQIDGMTVIHLEGAATFIRLPQLAAAFEALPRGARLHVHLNELTYIDHACLDLLASWDEQLRSDGGELALDWDALHGLFRERARPAPTSVAA, from the coding sequence ATGTCTTTAGAACTAGATGTGGCGCCTTCTCGCCTCTCTGCGATCAAAGACGACGTCTTCGCTTCCGTCGTCGTGCTGCTCGTCGCTCTTCCCTTGTCGATGGGTCTCGCGCTCGTCGCCGGCTTTCCCTTCGAGAGCGCCGCCGCCGTCGGCCTCATCAGCGGCGTCATCGGCGGCGTCGTTGTCGGCCTGCTTTCAGGCTGTCCCCTGCAAGTGAGCGGCGCGGCGAATGGCGCGGCGGTGATGGCCGCCGTATTCATCAAGGACCTCGGCTTCGAGGTCTTCGGGCTCATCGTGATGATGTCGGGGGTGATTCAGATTGCGGCCGGCGCCCTGCGCTTCGGACCGGTGTTCCGGGCGGTCGCGCCGGCGCTGATTCAGGGCATGCTCGCCGGAATCGGCCTGCTGATTTTCGCCTCGCAATTTCACGTCATGGTCGACGATACGCCGCCCGGGACAGGACAGGAGTTTGGCGGCGTCATCAATCTCTGGTCGCTGCCGCTCGCCGTTTGGAAGGGCGTCACGATGGAGGCGCATCGGCCCGCGGCGCTGATTGGACTGCTCACGGTCGCCGCTATTCTCTCCTGGCGCCGCTGGGCGCCGAAATGGCTGTCGTTTCTCCCCGCTCCGCTCGTCGGCGTAGGCCTGGCGACGGCGGTCGCGGCGTTCTTCGCCCTCGACATCAAATATGTCCCGGCGCCGGACGATCTTTTCGCTGCGATCAACTTGCCCACGACGCACGCTCTCGGCCGGATCGGCGAAGGCGCGCTCTGGGCGGCGGCGCTGTCGCTCGCCTTTGTCTCCAGCGCGGAATCGCTGCTGACGGCGACGGCGGTCGACGCGATGCAGCGGCGCACGCCCCGCACCCGCTACAACAAGGAGCTTGTCGCGCAGGGCGTCGGCAATTTGCTTTGCGGCGTTCTTGGCGTGCTGCCGGTCTCCGGCGTCATCGTGCGCAGTTCAGCCAATGTCACGGCGGGTGGACGCACGAGACTCTCCACCGTGCTCCACGGCCTGTGGATTCTGCTGTTCATCACCCTCGCGCCCGACGTGCTGCGCATCATCCCCGTCGCAAGTCTCGCGGCGGTGCTGGTTTACGCGGGAATCAATCTGATCAATCTCGGCTTCGCGCGCTTTCTCTGGGGTCAGGACCGCGTCGAAACCGGCATCTACGCGGCGACGCTGGCGACGGTGGTCGCGACCGACGTGCTGACCGGCATTGCGGTCGGCGTCGGACTGTCGGTCGCGCGCTTGCTCTATACGTTCTCGCATCTCAACATCCGCGCCGAGCAGATCGACGGCATGACCGTGATCCATCTTGAAGGCGCCGCGACCTTCATCCGACTGCCGCAGCTCGCCGCCGCCTTTGAAGCCTTACCGCGGGGGGCGCGCCTCCATGTGCATCTCAACGAGCTGACCTATATCGATCACGCCTGTCTCGATCTGCTCGCGAGCTGGGACGAGCAACTTCGCAGCGACGGCGGCGAACTGGCGCTCGATTGGGATGCGCTGCACGGCCTGTTCCGGGAGCGGGCGCGTCCCGCGCCAACATCGGTCGCGGCCTGA
- a CDS encoding carbonic anhydrase, with amino-acid sequence MQRLIEGLHQFQSRVFGSQRELFERLAKGQAPETLFITCADSRIDPCLLTQSAPGDLFILRNAGNLVPPYGAVRGGEAATIEFAIAGLGVKDIIVCGHSHCGAMKGLLDPPPAAAFPALSDWLSHAEATRRIMHEKYADRTGAEQLNVAIQENVLAQLENLRTHPVVASALAQDKLRLHGWVYKIETGEVFVYDPATRQFGRAPSPPDVPAPEEKERVSVDV; translated from the coding sequence ATGCAGCGGTTGATCGAGGGTCTCCACCAGTTTCAGTCGCGGGTGTTCGGCAGCCAGCGCGAATTGTTCGAACGCCTCGCTAAAGGTCAGGCGCCGGAGACGCTGTTCATCACCTGCGCCGATTCGCGCATCGACCCGTGCCTGCTCACCCAGTCGGCGCCTGGAGACCTTTTTATCCTGCGCAACGCCGGCAATCTCGTGCCGCCCTACGGCGCCGTGCGCGGCGGCGAAGCGGCGACGATCGAATTCGCGATCGCGGGCCTTGGCGTCAAGGACATCATCGTCTGCGGCCACTCGCATTGCGGCGCGATGAAGGGCCTGCTCGATCCGCCGCCGGCCGCAGCCTTTCCCGCGCTGAGCGATTGGCTGTCGCACGCCGAAGCGACACGGCGCATCATGCACGAAAAATACGCGGACAGAACCGGGGCGGAACAGCTCAACGTCGCCATCCAGGAGAATGTGCTCGCGCAGCTCGAAAACCTGCGCACGCATCCTGTCGTCGCCTCCGCGCTCGCTCAGGACAAACTCAGGCTGCATGGCTGGGTCTACAAGATCGAGACGGGCGAAGTCTTTGTCTACGACCCGGCGACGCGCCAATTCGGGCGTGCGCCGTCGCCGCCGGATGTGCCCGCGCCGGAAGAGAAAGAGCGCGTCAGCGTTGACGTCTGA
- the nhaR gene encoding transcriptional activator NhaR, whose protein sequence is MERLNYQHLFYFWNVAREGGVTRASEKLGLAQPTISGQIAVFEASIGAQLFRKEGRNLVMTETGRTVFNYADEIFSLGRELGSALKNRAGAVSVRLSVGVSNALPKLVVYRLLEPALAAHNQVVCHEDKTERLLAELPVHGVDLVFSDWPATGAADARIYNHPIGECGVAAFATLELQQRYRKNFPRCLDGAPLLLPTSNTALRRSLDQWLDANSLFPKIVAEIEDSALLKTFGAAGAGVFMAPAAVRAQVEEQYGVKYIATLDGVSERFYAITAQRKIKHAGVAAILESARDWLL, encoded by the coding sequence ATGGAACGTCTCAACTATCAGCACCTGTTCTACTTCTGGAACGTCGCCCGCGAGGGCGGCGTCACCCGCGCGAGTGAAAAGCTCGGATTGGCGCAGCCGACGATCAGCGGCCAGATCGCGGTTTTCGAGGCGTCGATCGGCGCGCAGCTCTTCCGCAAGGAAGGCCGCAATCTCGTGATGACCGAAACCGGACGCACGGTGTTCAATTACGCCGACGAAATATTTTCGCTTGGCCGCGAGCTCGGCAGCGCCTTGAAGAACCGCGCGGGCGCAGTCAGCGTCAGGCTGAGCGTCGGCGTGTCAAACGCCCTGCCGAAACTCGTCGTCTATCGTCTGCTCGAACCCGCTCTCGCCGCGCATAATCAGGTCGTCTGTCATGAGGATAAGACCGAGCGCCTCCTGGCCGAACTGCCGGTGCATGGAGTCGATCTCGTGTTTTCAGACTGGCCTGCGACAGGCGCCGCGGATGCGCGCATCTACAATCATCCGATCGGCGAATGCGGCGTGGCTGCGTTTGCGACGCTCGAACTGCAGCAGCGCTATCGGAAGAATTTCCCGCGATGTCTCGATGGCGCGCCGCTCCTGCTGCCGACATCGAACACCGCGTTACGACGTTCGCTCGACCAATGGCTGGACGCCAACAGCCTCTTTCCGAAAATCGTCGCGGAGATTGAGGACAGCGCCCTGCTGAAGACATTCGGGGCGGCGGGCGCCGGCGTCTTCATGGCGCCGGCCGCCGTTCGCGCCCAGGTCGAGGAACAATATGGCGTCAAATATATCGCCACGCTCGACGGCGTCAGCGAGCGATTCTATGCGATCACCGCGCAAAGAAAAATCAAGCACGCGGGCGTCGCCGCCATCCTTGAGAGCGCGCGGGACTGGCTGCTCTAA